The nucleotide window AATTTACCGTGACCCCTATCACTTTTCGAGGCACCTTACGGTCATTCTCCACCCCGGCAGAGCAGGCTACTTTTGAGCCGTAATTAAAACAATATGTTATGAATCACTTCCATAAAAAAACAGTGTTCGCCCTGGTGTTCGCAGCAATCATCACAGGCGTAACATCCCAGCAGTTGCCGGCTCAGACGTTCAGATTAACCCCTGAGAAAGATGCTACTATCAAGGTGCTCGGTTCATCAAATGTGCATGACTGGACATTGACGTCATCAGCCATGGAGAGCCAGGGGGAATTCAAGATCGATGAGAACCAGCTTCACAGCATTGCCGCCTTCACCTTTTCAGTAAATGCCAAAAGCCTGAAAAGCGAACATGAATCGATGGACAGCAGGACCTACAAAACGATGAAGGCCGACCAATATCCAAAGGTTACCTATAAGCTGGCCTCTGCCACCATAAACCCGGCCGGAAAGAATAAGTATCAGGTAAAAGCGACAGGCGATCTGACCATCGCGGGTGTTACCCAAACTATCATAATGAATATCACGGCTACGGTTAACCCGGATAATACGATCACCGTCACCGGTTCTGAGAACCTGAAGCTTACCGACTATAAGATTGAGCCACCAAGCTTTATGCTGGGCGCCATGAAGGTCAAAAACGACCT belongs to Mucilaginibacter boryungensis and includes:
- a CDS encoding YceI family protein → MNHFHKKTVFALVFAAIITGVTSQQLPAQTFRLTPEKDATIKVLGSSNVHDWTLTSSAMESQGEFKIDENQLHSIAAFTFSVNAKSLKSEHESMDSRTYKTMKADQYPKVTYKLASATINPAGKNKYQVKATGDLTIAGVTQTIIMNITATVNPDNTITVTGSENLKLTDYKIEPPSFMLGAMKVKNDLTIQFNLTYKNNQLLTKNL